In Rhodothermus marinus DSM 4252, a single genomic region encodes these proteins:
- a CDS encoding HDOD domain-containing protein: MRSPGPSLTMQNPTTPSGRPVPATRFQANLNVRFPPLPRTATEVARLLSDDTAEPNLEKLIEIVHADPIVTQLVLRRINSAYYGLRRRITEIQKAIALLGFLEVSNIVLTAAMLQLREAVSNPEQEHIFEDLMRLSVGGAIYAQRLAQWLGLPFARRVFTTGLLHTSGRLILLYNRPDDYEALWYTNEEGALPSADAERTIFGVSYLELNEQAAKEWNLPEELGVVLGKLETPKELSTPELKTQAALVATGSAVAEQLHLAHSETVLLPEQARLLLGYTLTEAQIVERLQAERDDVERYLHMLLKGNGHGNDEA; this comes from the coding sequence ATGCGTTCCCCCGGGCCGTCGTTGACCATGCAAAATCCCACAACACCGTCGGGGCGGCCGGTGCCCGCCACCCGCTTTCAGGCGAACCTGAACGTTCGCTTCCCACCGCTTCCCCGCACAGCCACCGAAGTGGCCCGCCTGCTCAGCGACGATACGGCCGAGCCCAACCTGGAAAAGCTGATCGAGATCGTCCACGCCGACCCCATCGTCACGCAGCTGGTGCTCCGACGCATCAACTCGGCGTACTACGGCCTGCGGCGACGCATCACCGAAATCCAGAAGGCCATCGCCCTGCTGGGCTTTCTGGAGGTCAGCAACATCGTGTTGACGGCCGCCATGCTGCAGCTGCGCGAGGCCGTCTCCAACCCCGAGCAGGAGCATATTTTCGAGGATCTGATGCGGCTGAGCGTCGGCGGTGCCATCTATGCGCAGCGTCTGGCGCAGTGGCTGGGCCTCCCCTTTGCGCGTCGCGTTTTTACTACCGGTCTGCTGCATACCAGCGGCCGTCTGATTCTGCTCTACAACCGGCCCGACGACTACGAAGCGCTCTGGTACACGAACGAAGAAGGAGCCCTGCCGTCGGCCGACGCCGAACGCACGATCTTCGGGGTCAGCTATCTGGAGTTGAACGAGCAGGCGGCGAAGGAGTGGAATTTGCCCGAGGAACTGGGAGTGGTGCTGGGGAAACTGGAGACGCCCAAAGAACTGTCGACACCCGAACTGAAAACCCAGGCGGCCCTGGTGGCTACCGGAAGCGCTGTGGCCGAGCAACTCCACCTGGCACACAGCGAAACCGTCCTGCTTCCCGAACAGGCCCGTCTATTGCTGGGTTATACCCTTACCGAAGCGCAGATCGTCGAGCGGCTCCAGGCCGAACGCGACGACGTGGAACGCTACCTCCATATGTTGCTGAAAGGAAACGGGCACGGAAACGACGAAGCCTAA